The Arachis hypogaea cultivar Tifrunner chromosome 16, arahy.Tifrunner.gnm2.J5K5, whole genome shotgun sequence genome contains a region encoding:
- the LOC112758243 gene encoding uncharacterized protein codes for MMIPACFSQSTTTSNQTPPQNVVTCIYQTQLFNSSSSSTYLTLSWSKTPFSHSLTIYAADIFTTTISLNPSTFSFFRSPHGSKSIYYHQNHRRHKIKLQWNFSRTKFTQKSAEPDSCFYLAILCNGKIKFFIGDINYNILHNTQEKSVDPILLSRREHVFGSKSYVSRAVFMGCKHDIEIECSGGSLRVKVDSQLRLVVKRLAWKFRGNDKFFVDGVEVEFYWDVLSWVANGDNNENSNSSNGGRHGVFVFQVGGDGTVWPEMVGAEKKLMKKGLLPGSGVLQWAEETSDGGRTSSSSSARSSASNGGAFSLLLYAWPKN; via the coding sequence ATGATGATCCCTGCTTGTTTCAGCCAATCCACCACCACTTCTAATCAAACGCCGCCACAAAATGTAGTAACATGCATATACCAAACTCAACTCTTCaactcatcatcttcatcaaCATACCTCACTCTCAGTTGGTCCAAAACCCCTTTCTCTCACTCCTTAACAATCTACGCTGCAGATATATtcaccaccaccatctccctaAACCCTTCAACCTTCTCCTTCTTCCGATCACCGCACGGCTCCAAATCCATCTACTACCATCAAAACCACCGCCGCCACAAGATCAAGCTCCAATGGAACTTCTCCCGGACGAAATTCACTCAGAAATCAGCAGAGCCAGACTCGTGCTTCTACTTGGCGATCTTATGCAATGGGAAAATCAAATTCTTCATCGGTGACATTAATTATAACATTCTCCACAACACACAAGAGAAAAGCGTTGATCCGATCTTGCTTTCGAGGAGAGAGCACGTGTTTGGGAGCAAGAGTTACGTGTCAAGGGCGGTGTTCATGGGTTGCAAGCATGACATTGAGATTGAATGCAGTGGAGGCTCGCTCAGAGTCAAAGTTGACAGTCAACTTCGCTTGGTGGTCAAGAGGCTTGCATGGAAGTTCAGAGGGAATGACAAATTCTTCGTAGACGGCGTAGAAGTTGAGTTCTACTGGGACGTGCTGAGTTGGGTGGCCAACGGCGATAACAATGAAAATAGTAACAGCAGCAACGGTGGCAGGCACGGCGTTTTTGTGTTCCAGGTGGGTGGCGATGGCACCGTGTGGCCGGAAATGGTGGGTGCCGAGAAGAAGTTGATGAAGAAAGGATTGTTGCCGGGCTCCGGTGTGTTGCAGTGGGCGGAGGAGACCAGTGATGGTGGGAGAACCTCCTCTTCTTCGTCTGCAAGGTCTTCTGCCAGTAATGGCGGCGCTTTCTCCTTGTTGCTTTACGCTTGGCCCAAAAACTAA